One window from the genome of uncultured Tateyamaria sp. encodes:
- a CDS encoding MarR family transcriptional regulator: MSTEKHALAISLFSEVLAADQMVRNRLSRVLPKGMEISHFSVLNHLAWHEGERSPAQLAETFNVTRGAMTNTLSRLEWAGYIHIRPDWDDARRKMVAISPAGKRAREQALSAIAPMVSDVIDKLGEERVRSTLPILRQLRVEMSNKPKPDSETP, translated from the coding sequence ATGAGCACGGAAAAACACGCCCTGGCCATTTCGCTCTTTAGCGAGGTGCTGGCTGCGGACCAGATGGTCCGCAACAGGTTAAGCCGTGTGTTGCCCAAGGGGATGGAAATCTCGCACTTCTCGGTTTTGAACCACCTGGCCTGGCACGAGGGCGAGCGCAGCCCCGCGCAACTGGCCGAAACCTTCAATGTAACAAGGGGGGCGATGACCAACACGCTGAGCCGCCTGGAGTGGGCAGGGTACATTCACATCCGCCCCGATTGGGATGACGCCCGCCGCAAGATGGTTGCCATCAGCCCGGCAGGCAAACGGGCGCGCGAACAGGCTCTGAGTGCGATTGCCCCGATGGTAAGTGACGTGATCGACAAGCTGGGCGAAGAACGTGTCCGTTCGACCCTCCCGATCCTGCGTCAATTGCGGGTTGAGATGTCGAACAAACCTAAGCCGGATTCAGAGACGCCGTGA
- a CDS encoding carbon-nitrogen hydrolase family protein: MKAALLQLNVSDDPMANLPRTVQMVQQAAQMGAEFVLTPEVTNCVSTNRRHQRSVLHAEDDDPTLHALRTAAAECGIYILIGSLALKTDDADGRFANRSFLICPRGDIIARYDKIHMFDVAIDASETFNESSGYRPGHRAVVAQTAFGSVGMAVCYDMRFPRLADALVSAGAHILTYPSAFSPVSGAAHWHSLLRARAIEGGVWVIAPAQTGTHSSARHKTRDTYGHSLVVDPWGEVILDAGTAPGIYVFDMDLEKVAEARRRIPSRDNARPFEGP, from the coding sequence ATGAAGGCGGCCCTGCTGCAACTGAATGTGTCGGACGATCCGATGGCGAACCTGCCGCGGACCGTTCAAATGGTGCAGCAGGCGGCGCAGATGGGGGCGGAGTTTGTCCTGACGCCCGAAGTCACGAATTGCGTATCGACCAATCGCCGGCATCAGCGGTCTGTTTTGCATGCCGAGGACGACGATCCGACGTTGCATGCGTTGCGTACCGCGGCCGCTGAATGCGGCATATACATTCTGATCGGGTCGCTGGCCCTGAAGACAGATGATGCCGATGGACGCTTTGCCAATCGGTCCTTTCTGATCTGTCCCCGCGGGGACATAATTGCGCGTTACGACAAGATACACATGTTTGACGTGGCCATTGATGCGTCTGAGACATTTAATGAATCCTCGGGCTACCGACCGGGGCATCGCGCTGTCGTGGCGCAAACGGCTTTTGGTTCCGTCGGCATGGCCGTCTGTTATGACATGCGCTTTCCGCGACTGGCGGATGCGCTTGTGTCGGCGGGCGCGCACATCCTGACCTACCCCTCAGCCTTTTCGCCTGTGTCCGGTGCGGCGCATTGGCACAGCCTGTTGCGCGCCCGCGCGATCGAAGGCGGGGTCTGGGTCATTGCTCCGGCCCAGACAGGCACGCATTCCAGCGCCCGCCACAAGACACGGGACACCTATGGACATTCCCTGGTCGTTGATCCCTGGGGTGAGGTGATACTTGACGCAGGGACCGCGCCCGGCATTTATGTCTTTGATATGGATTTGGAAAAGGTGGCCGAGGCGCGCCGCCGCATCCCATCACGGGACAATGCGCGCCCCTTCGAAGGCCCCTGA
- the grxC gene encoding glutaredoxin 3, with protein sequence MKAVEIYTSPLCGYCHAAKRLLNEKGVSFSEVNVLAQPGRKAEMIQRANGGRTVPQIFIGDTHVGGCDDLYALERAGKLDPLLAA encoded by the coding sequence ATGAAAGCCGTCGAAATCTATACCTCTCCGCTATGCGGCTATTGCCATGCGGCCAAGCGCCTGCTGAATGAAAAGGGCGTGTCCTTTTCCGAGGTCAACGTGTTGGCCCAGCCTGGCCGCAAGGCAGAGATGATCCAGCGCGCGAATGGCGGCCGGACCGTGCCCCAGATCTTTATCGGGGACACACATGTGGGTGGTTGCGACGATCTTTATGCACTCGAGCGCGCAGGCAAGCTTGACCCCTTGCTGGCTGCCTGA
- a CDS encoding phosphoribosyltransferase family protein codes for MGRKLVLGLKHGDRQEIAKPAAGWMRHAVDDMAPDNALLAPVPLHWMRLAKRRYNQSALIAAHLATMTGRDFCADLLDRPRRTPSLDGKSKGERAAILDGAIRVTPKRRHRLIDRPVVLIDDVMTTGATLAACAEACRAAGATEVCVAVLARVAKDP; via the coding sequence ATGGGCCGCAAGTTGGTGCTTGGGTTGAAACATGGGGACCGGCAAGAGATTGCAAAACCGGCCGCCGGTTGGATGCGCCACGCCGTAGATGACATGGCACCCGACAACGCACTCCTGGCACCGGTGCCCCTGCATTGGATGCGACTGGCCAAGCGGCGCTATAATCAATCCGCGCTGATCGCGGCACATCTGGCCACGATGACCGGTCGGGACTTCTGCGCGGATCTGCTGGACCGGCCGCGGCGCACCCCTTCCCTGGATGGCAAGTCCAAGGGCGAACGGGCCGCAATCCTGGATGGGGCCATCCGGGTCACGCCCAAACGCCGCCACCGGTTGATTGACCGGCCGGTTGTTTTGATCGACGATGTGATGACGACGGGCGCCACCTTGGCCGCGTGCGCCGAGGCCTGTCGTGCGGCAGGTGCCACAGAGGTGTGCGTCGCTGTACTGGCACGTGTTGCCAAAGACCCCTAG
- a CDS encoding SAM-dependent methyltransferase — protein MTQPTPLTDTKALARNRARADTGMLFLQDAARDEVEDRLMMVNKSFSSVGIVAAFPAVWQGRINGAHIVPEGDVLPLDHGKHDLVIHSLGLHWANDPVGQLIQCRRALGADGLLLAVALGGQTLHEVRACLAEAEVAETGGLSPRIAPMAEVRDLGALLQRAGLALPVADTVPLRVRYQSMWHLMRDLRAMGEGNALAARVRTGTRRGILNRAADIYAATFPSGDGGILATFELIVLTGWAPDASQQKPLRPGSAQARLADVLRTDETPLSD, from the coding sequence ATGACCCAGCCGACCCCATTGACCGACACCAAGGCGCTGGCCCGTAACCGGGCACGCGCCGATACCGGGATGCTGTTCCTGCAAGACGCCGCCCGGGACGAGGTCGAGGATCGGCTGATGATGGTTAACAAATCCTTTTCATCGGTCGGAATCGTGGCAGCGTTTCCTGCCGTGTGGCAGGGACGTATCAACGGGGCGCATATCGTGCCCGAGGGCGACGTGCTGCCGCTGGACCATGGTAAACACGATTTGGTGATCCACTCTCTGGGCCTGCATTGGGCGAATGATCCCGTTGGACAACTGATTCAGTGTCGAAGGGCCCTTGGCGCTGACGGCCTGTTACTGGCCGTCGCACTGGGCGGGCAGACACTGCATGAAGTGCGCGCCTGCCTTGCCGAGGCAGAGGTTGCGGAAACCGGCGGCCTGTCGCCTCGCATCGCCCCAATGGCGGAAGTGCGCGATCTGGGCGCCCTGTTGCAGCGGGCGGGGCTGGCGTTGCCCGTTGCAGATACGGTTCCGCTGCGGGTGCGCTATCAATCGATGTGGCACCTCATGCGCGATTTGCGGGCGATGGGCGAAGGCAACGCATTGGCAGCGCGTGTGCGAACCGGCACCCGCCGGGGCATCCTGAACCGCGCTGCCGATATCTATGCCGCCACCTTTCCCAGCGGCGATGGTGGCATCCTTGCCACTTTCGAATTGATCGTGCTGACAGGATGGGCGCCGGATGCAAGCCAACAAAAGCCGTTGCGCCCGGGATCTGCGCAGGCGCGGCTTGCCGATGTGTTGCGCACGGACGAAACGCCGCTGTCAGATTGA